The Pseudomonas sp. TH06 genome has a window encoding:
- the potA gene encoding polyamine ABC transporter ATP-binding protein: MANASSTYRKALEGHQQPKKVLVKVDRVTKKFDETTAVDDVSLEIHQGEIFALLGGSGSGKSTLLRMLAGFERPTEGRILLDGVDITDMPPYERPINMMFQSYALFPHMTVAQNIAFGLKQDRLPASEIDARVEEMLRLVHMTQYAKRKPHQLSGGQRQRVALARSLAKRPKLLLLDEPMGALDKKLRSQMQLELVEIIERVGVTCVMVTHDQEEAMTMAERIAIMHLGWIAQIGSPVDIYEAPVSRMVCEFIGNVNAFDGTVVEDLEGHAIIHSPDLQQKIYVGHGVSTSVQDKSITYAIRPEKMLVSTLKPEHRYNWSEGKVHDIAYLGGHSVFYVELPGGKIVQSFMANAERRGARPTWDDKVYVWWEDDSGVVLRS; the protein is encoded by the coding sequence ATGGCAAACGCCTCCAGCACTTACAGGAAGGCACTAGAAGGTCATCAGCAACCGAAAAAGGTGTTGGTGAAAGTCGATCGTGTCACCAAGAAGTTCGACGAAACCACAGCAGTGGACGATGTGTCCCTGGAGATCCATCAGGGCGAAATCTTCGCGCTGCTGGGTGGCTCCGGTTCGGGCAAATCGACCCTGCTGCGCATGCTCGCCGGTTTCGAGCGGCCGACTGAAGGGCGGATTCTGCTCGACGGCGTGGACATCACCGACATGCCGCCGTATGAGCGGCCGATCAACATGATGTTCCAGTCCTACGCGCTGTTCCCACACATGACCGTCGCGCAGAACATTGCCTTCGGCTTGAAGCAGGACCGTTTGCCGGCCAGTGAAATCGACGCCCGCGTCGAAGAAATGCTGCGCCTGGTGCACATGACCCAATACGCCAAACGCAAGCCGCATCAGTTGTCCGGCGGTCAGCGTCAGCGCGTCGCCCTCGCCCGCTCGCTGGCCAAACGGCCGAAGCTGTTGCTGCTCGACGAGCCGATGGGAGCGCTGGATAAAAAGCTGCGTTCGCAGATGCAGCTTGAGCTGGTCGAGATCATCGAGCGCGTCGGCGTGACCTGCGTGATGGTGACCCACGACCAGGAAGAAGCCATGACCATGGCCGAGCGCATCGCGATCATGCACCTGGGCTGGATCGCCCAGATCGGCAGCCCGGTCGACATCTACGAAGCGCCGGTCAGCCGCATGGTCTGCGAGTTCATCGGCAACGTGAACGCCTTCGACGGCACCGTCGTTGAAGACCTTGAAGGTCACGCGATCATTCACAGCCCGGACTTGCAGCAGAAGATCTACGTCGGCCACGGCGTCAGCACGTCGGTACAGGACAAGTCGATCACCTACGCGATCCGTCCGGAAAAAATGCTCGTCAGCACCCTCAAGCCCGAGCACCGCTACAACTGGTCCGAAGGCAAGGTGCATGACATCGCTTACCTCGGCGGCCACTCGGTGTTCTACGTCGAACTGCCCGGCGGCAAAATCGTCCAGTCGTTCATGGCCAACGCCGAACGCCGTGGCGCGCGCCCGACCTGGGACGACAAGGTTTACGTCTGGTGGGAAGACGACAGCGGCGTGGTACTGCGCTCATGA
- a CDS encoding gamma-glutamyl-gamma-aminobutyrate hydrolase family protein, translating into MAFKPLIGVTACVKQIGLHPYHISGDKYVRAVSVAALGLPVVIPSLGNLTEIEDLLGQLDGLLLTGSPSNVEPFHYQGPASAPGTDHDPARDATTLPLLRAAIAAGVPVLGICRGFQEMNVAFGGSLHQKVHELPGMLDHREADSPDVAVQYAPAHAVTVLGGGVFEALELPGEFQVNSIHSQGIDRLAPGLRAEAVAPDGLIEAISVEHSPTFALGVQWHPEWQVLDNPNYLKIFQAFGEACRQRAARRNKR; encoded by the coding sequence ATGGCATTCAAGCCATTGATCGGCGTTACTGCGTGCGTCAAACAGATTGGCCTGCACCCCTATCACATCAGCGGCGACAAATACGTTCGCGCTGTCAGCGTTGCGGCGCTGGGGTTGCCAGTGGTCATTCCTTCCCTTGGCAATCTGACTGAAATCGAAGACCTGCTCGGTCAACTCGACGGTCTGTTGTTGACCGGCTCGCCATCGAATGTGGAACCCTTCCACTATCAAGGCCCGGCCAGCGCCCCCGGCACGGATCACGATCCGGCGCGGGATGCCACTACCCTTCCTTTATTGCGTGCAGCCATCGCGGCGGGCGTTCCGGTGCTCGGCATTTGCCGTGGCTTCCAGGAAATGAACGTGGCGTTCGGCGGCAGCCTGCACCAGAAGGTGCATGAGCTGCCGGGCATGCTCGATCACCGTGAAGCCGATAGCCCGGATGTCGCCGTGCAATATGCACCGGCTCACGCGGTGACCGTGCTGGGTGGCGGCGTGTTCGAAGCGCTGGAGTTACCGGGCGAGTTCCAGGTCAACTCGATTCACAGTCAGGGCATCGACCGCCTCGCTCCCGGCCTGCGCGCCGAAGCGGTGGCGCCGGACGGTCTGATCGAAGCGATCTCGGTCGAGCACAGCCCGACGTTTGCCCTCGGCGTGCAATGGCACCCGGAATGGCAAGTACTCGACAACCCGAACTACCTGAAGATTTTCCAGGCGTTCGGCGAGGCTTGCCGGCAACGGGCGGCGCGACGCAACAAGCGCTGA
- a CDS encoding glutamine synthetase family protein, translated as MSVPLRTVQLNEANAFLKKYPEVLYVDLLIADMNGVVRGKRIERTSLHKVYEKGINLPASLFALDINGSTVESTGLGLDIGDADRICYPIPGTLSIEPWQKRPTAQLLMTMHEIEGEPFFADPREVLANVVRKFDELGLTICAAFELEFYLIDQDNVNGRPQSPRSPVSGKRPVSTQVYLIDDLDEYVDCLQDILEGAKEQGIPADAIVKESAPAQFEVNLHHVSDPIKACDYAVLLKRLVKNIAYDHEMDTTFMAKPYPGQAGNGLHVHISILDKEGNNIFASEDPEQNAALRHAIGGVLETLPAQMAFLCPNVNSYRRFGAQFYVPNSPSWGIDNRTVAVRVPTGSSDAVRIEHRVAGADANPYLLMASVLAGIHHGLTNQIEPGAPVEGNSYEQNEQSLPNNLRDALRELDDSEVMARYIDPLYIDVFVACKESELAEFENSISDLEYNWYLHTV; from the coding sequence ATGTCGGTCCCTCTGCGTACCGTTCAACTCAACGAAGCAAACGCATTCCTTAAGAAATATCCTGAGGTTTTGTACGTCGACCTTCTGATTGCGGATATGAACGGTGTGGTGCGCGGCAAGCGCATCGAACGCACCAGTCTTCATAAGGTTTACGAGAAAGGCATCAACCTGCCGGCCTCGCTCTTCGCCCTCGACATCAATGGCTCCACGGTGGAGAGCACCGGCCTGGGTCTGGACATCGGCGACGCTGACCGCATCTGCTATCCGATCCCCGGCACCCTGAGCATCGAGCCGTGGCAGAAGCGCCCAACCGCGCAACTGCTGATGACCATGCACGAAATCGAGGGCGAGCCGTTCTTCGCTGACCCGCGTGAAGTGTTGGCCAACGTCGTGCGCAAGTTCGACGAGTTGGGCCTGACCATTTGCGCCGCGTTCGAACTCGAGTTTTATCTGATCGACCAGGACAACGTGAACGGCCGTCCGCAGTCGCCACGTTCACCGGTGTCCGGCAAGCGTCCGGTGTCGACTCAGGTGTACCTGATCGACGACCTCGACGAGTACGTCGACTGCCTGCAAGACATCCTCGAAGGCGCGAAAGAGCAGGGCATCCCGGCTGACGCCATCGTCAAGGAAAGCGCCCCGGCACAATTCGAAGTCAACCTGCATCACGTCTCCGACCCGATCAAGGCGTGCGACTACGCCGTCCTGCTCAAGCGTCTGGTGAAGAACATCGCCTACGACCACGAGATGGACACCACCTTCATGGCCAAGCCGTATCCGGGCCAGGCGGGCAACGGTCTGCACGTGCACATTTCGATCCTGGACAAAGAAGGCAACAACATCTTTGCCAGCGAGGATCCCGAGCAGAACGCCGCGCTGCGACACGCGATCGGCGGTGTGCTGGAGACCCTGCCTGCGCAAATGGCGTTCCTCTGCCCGAACGTCAACTCGTACCGCCGCTTCGGTGCACAGTTCTATGTACCGAACTCGCCGAGCTGGGGCATCGACAACCGCACCGTGGCCGTTCGTGTGCCGACCGGTTCGTCCGATGCCGTGCGCATTGAGCATCGTGTCGCCGGTGCCGACGCCAACCCATACCTGCTGATGGCTTCGGTATTGGCCGGTATTCACCATGGTCTGACCAATCAGATCGAGCCGGGCGCTCCGGTCGAAGGCAACAGCTACGAGCAGAACGAACAGAGCCTGCCGAACAACCTGCGCGACGCATTGCGCGAGCTGGACGACAGCGAAGTCATGGCCCGCTACATCGACCCGCTGTACATCGACGTGTTTGTTGCGTGCAAGGAAAGCGAGCTGGCCGAGTTCGAAAACTCGATCTCTGACCTTGAGTACAACTGGTATCTGCATACCGTCTAA
- a CDS encoding aldehyde dehydrogenase, giving the protein MTTTRNDWEQRFQSLTIESRAFINGEYRPAISGETFECLSPVDGRFLASVASTDEADANLAVEVARQSFESGVWAKKAPAERKRILIRFADLILQHQEELALLETLDMGKPISDSMSIDIPATANAIRWSAEAIDKIYDEVAATPHDQLGLVTREPSGVVAAIVPWNFPLIMASWKFAPALAAGNSFILKPSEKSPLTAIRIAQLALDAGIPKGVFNVLPGFGHTVGKALALHMDVDVLAFTGSTAIAKQLMIYAGQSNMKRVWLEAGGKSPNVVFADAPDLRAAAQAAAGAIAFNQGEVCTAGSRLLVERSIREQFIPMLVEALQAWKPGHALDPATTVGAVVDQRQLENVLRYISIGREEGAELIAGGQRTLEETGGLYVQPAIFDGVTNAMTIAREEIFGPVLSLITFDTAEEALQIANDSIFGLAAGVWTSNLSKAHTFARGLRAGSVWVNQYDGGDMTAPFGGFKQSGNGRDKSLHAFDKYTELKATWIKL; this is encoded by the coding sequence ATGACAACGACCCGCAACGACTGGGAACAACGCTTCCAGTCCCTGACCATCGAATCCCGTGCCTTTATCAATGGTGAATATCGCCCGGCGATCAGTGGCGAAACCTTCGAATGCCTGAGCCCCGTCGACGGCCGTTTCCTCGCCTCCGTGGCCAGCACCGATGAAGCCGACGCCAACCTCGCCGTCGAAGTTGCACGCCAGTCTTTCGAATCCGGCGTGTGGGCGAAAAAAGCCCCGGCCGAGCGCAAGCGCATCCTGATCCGCTTCGCCGATCTGATCCTGCAACACCAGGAAGAACTGGCGCTGCTGGAAACCCTCGACATGGGCAAACCGATCAGCGATTCGATGAGCATCGACATCCCGGCGACCGCCAACGCGATCCGCTGGAGCGCCGAAGCCATCGACAAAATCTACGACGAAGTCGCCGCTACGCCGCACGACCAACTCGGTCTGGTGACTCGCGAGCCGTCCGGCGTCGTTGCGGCCATCGTGCCGTGGAACTTCCCGCTGATCATGGCCAGCTGGAAATTCGCTCCGGCGCTGGCAGCGGGCAATTCGTTCATTCTCAAACCTTCGGAAAAATCACCACTTACCGCGATCCGTATCGCCCAATTGGCGCTGGATGCCGGCATTCCGAAAGGCGTGTTCAACGTGCTGCCAGGCTTCGGCCACACCGTTGGCAAAGCGTTGGCGTTGCACATGGACGTCGACGTGCTGGCCTTCACCGGCTCCACGGCGATTGCCAAACAGCTGATGATTTATGCCGGTCAAAGCAACATGAAACGCGTCTGGCTCGAAGCTGGGGGCAAGAGCCCGAACGTGGTGTTTGCAGACGCACCGGACTTGCGCGCGGCAGCACAAGCGGCGGCAGGCGCCATTGCGTTCAACCAGGGCGAAGTCTGCACCGCCGGCTCGCGCCTGCTGGTCGAGCGTTCGATCCGCGAGCAATTCATCCCGATGCTGGTGGAAGCGCTGCAAGCGTGGAAACCCGGTCATGCCCTCGACCCGGCGACTACCGTCGGCGCTGTGGTCGATCAGCGTCAACTCGAAAACGTGCTGCGTTACATCAGCATCGGACGTGAGGAGGGCGCCGAGCTGATCGCAGGCGGCCAGCGCACCCTCGAAGAAACCGGCGGCCTCTACGTGCAACCGGCGATCTTCGATGGCGTGACCAATGCGATGACCATTGCCCGCGAAGAAATCTTTGGCCCGGTGCTGTCGCTGATCACCTTCGACACCGCTGAAGAAGCGCTGCAGATCGCCAACGACAGCATCTTCGGCCTCGCCGCCGGGGTCTGGACCAGCAACCTGAGCAAGGCGCACACCTTCGCCCGTGGCCTGCGTGCCGGCAGCGTGTGGGTCAACCAGTACGACGGCGGCGACATGACTGCGCCGTTCGGTGGCTTCAAACAGTCGGGCAACGGTCGCGACAAATCGCTGCACGCGTTCGACAAGTACACCGAGCTGAAAGCGACCTGGATCAAGCTCTAA
- a CDS encoding FAD-binding oxidoreductase: MKQQHVNSYYAATRNEVIDFPVLEESVECDVCIIGAGYTGLSSALFLTEAGYKVTVLEAAKVGYGASGRNGGQLVNSYSRDVDVIEERYGDKTAEILGSMIFEGADIIRSRIKEYDIKCDYRPGGIFAAMNKKQLNGLAEQKRSWERYGNRNLKMLDAADIRREVGSDAYVGGLLDMQGGHVHPLNLALGEAAAIVRLGGKIYEQSAAVEIKYGEPNVVRTAKGQVRAKYLLIAGNAYLPQGLDNRVTAKSMPCGSQIVVTEPLTEKQARSLITNNYCVEDCNYLLDYYRLTADNRLLYGGGVVYGAREPDDIEQLIRPKILKTFPQLKDVKIDYRWTGNFLLTMSRMPQFGRIEKNAYYMQGYSGHGVTCSHLAGKLISEMIRGDAERFDAFASLPHMPMLGGRTFSAPLTALGAVYYSLRDRFGI, encoded by the coding sequence ATGAAACAACAACACGTCAACAGCTACTACGCCGCCACCCGCAACGAAGTCATCGACTTCCCGGTGCTTGAAGAGTCGGTCGAGTGCGACGTCTGTATCATCGGCGCCGGCTACACCGGTCTGTCCTCGGCGCTGTTCCTGACCGAGGCCGGCTACAAAGTGACGGTGCTCGAAGCGGCGAAAGTCGGCTACGGCGCCAGCGGTCGCAACGGCGGGCAACTGGTCAACTCCTACAGCCGCGACGTCGATGTGATCGAAGAGCGCTACGGCGACAAGACCGCGGAAATCCTCGGCAGCATGATCTTCGAAGGCGCCGACATCATCCGTTCGCGCATCAAGGAATACGACATCAAATGCGACTACCGCCCGGGCGGTATTTTCGCAGCGATGAACAAGAAGCAACTCAACGGTCTGGCCGAGCAGAAGCGCAGTTGGGAACGCTACGGCAACCGCAATCTGAAAATGCTCGACGCGGCCGACATCCGTCGTGAAGTGGGCTCCGACGCCTACGTCGGTGGTTTGCTCGATATGCAGGGCGGCCACGTTCACCCGTTGAACCTGGCCCTCGGTGAAGCCGCCGCCATCGTGCGTCTGGGCGGCAAGATCTACGAGCAATCGGCGGCCGTTGAAATCAAGTACGGCGAGCCAAACGTCGTGCGCACCGCCAAAGGCCAGGTTCGCGCCAAGTACCTGTTGATCGCCGGCAACGCCTACCTGCCGCAAGGTCTGGACAACCGCGTGACCGCGAAAAGCATGCCGTGCGGCTCGCAGATCGTCGTCACCGAACCGTTGACCGAGAAACAGGCGCGCAGCCTGATCACCAACAACTACTGCGTTGAAGACTGCAACTACCTGCTGGATTACTACCGCCTCACCGCCGACAACCGTCTGCTCTACGGCGGCGGCGTGGTCTACGGCGCGCGTGAACCGGATGACATCGAACAACTGATCCGCCCGAAGATCCTCAAGACCTTCCCGCAGCTCAAGGACGTCAAAATCGACTACCGCTGGACCGGCAACTTCCTGCTGACCATGTCGCGTATGCCGCAATTCGGCCGCATCGAGAAAAACGCCTACTACATGCAAGGCTACAGCGGCCACGGCGTCACCTGCTCGCACCTGGCCGGCAAACTGATCTCGGAAATGATCCGCGGCGATGCCGAACGCTTCGATGCGTTCGCCTCCCTGCCGCACATGCCGATGCTCGGCGGCCGCACCTTCTCGGCGCCGTTGACCGCCCTCGGCGCCGTGTACTACTCGCTGCGCGACCGCTTCGGCATCTAA
- a CDS encoding cupin domain-containing protein, whose protein sequence is MDTGSRLKLVRESYKLSQRELARRSGVTNATISLIEQNRVSPSVSSLKKLLEGIPMSLADFFTFDQPPREHQYVFRANEQPDLGRHGLRLLLIGASVPSRQMRLLREQYAPGASSGEEPIVHAEGEECGLVTRGTVELTVDGSVSVLNAGDGYYFPTTLPHKFRNIGADEAEIISANTPANF, encoded by the coding sequence ATGGATACGGGTTCTCGACTCAAACTAGTACGCGAAAGCTACAAACTCTCCCAGCGCGAGCTGGCCCGGCGTAGCGGCGTGACCAATGCCACCATTTCCCTGATCGAACAGAATCGCGTCAGCCCCTCGGTCAGCTCCCTGAAAAAGCTGCTCGAAGGCATCCCGATGTCACTGGCCGACTTCTTCACGTTCGACCAACCGCCGCGTGAACATCAATACGTCTTCCGCGCCAACGAACAGCCGGATCTCGGCCGCCATGGCCTGCGCCTGCTGCTGATCGGCGCCTCCGTGCCAAGCCGCCAGATGCGCCTGCTGCGCGAGCAATACGCACCCGGCGCGAGTTCCGGGGAAGAGCCGATTGTGCATGCGGAAGGCGAGGAGTGTGGGCTTGTTACTCGCGGGACGGTTGAGTTGACCGTGGATGGGTCGGTGAGTGTGTTGAATGCGGGGGATGGGTATTACTTCCCGACGACGTTGCCGCATAAGTTCCGGAATATCGGGGCGGATGAGGCTGAGATTATTAGTGCGAATACGCCGGCGAATTTTTGA
- a CDS encoding fructose-bisphosphate aldolase: MTIKKTLHHYVHMSHPATDHPVLLIDADAPLRDLHACLAERLNAVLKYLDLIACTSLPDYAEHDINTVTNIARIMVQDVSDVFRVIEQRGFNTPAIT; the protein is encoded by the coding sequence ATGACGATCAAAAAAACGCTCCACCACTACGTCCACATGTCCCACCCCGCCACCGACCACCCCGTCCTCCTGATCGACGCCGACGCCCCACTGCGCGACCTCCACGCCTGCTTGGCTGAACGCCTAAACGCCGTCCTCAAATACCTCGACCTCATCGCCTGCACCAGCCTCCCCGACTACGCCGAACACGACATCAATACCGTGACCAATATCGCCAGAATCATGGTGCAGGATGTGAGCGATGTGTTTCGGGTGATTGAACAGCGGGGGTTTAACACACCCGCAATCACTTAA
- a CDS encoding HD domain-containing protein has translation MTQTLERAIAIAATAHAGQVDKGGAPYILHPLKVMLRMTTLEERIVAVLHDVVEDCAISLDDLRKEGFSEEVLTAIASVTKVPGESYEDFVERAAQNPIGRVVKLADLEENSDLSRIASPSWEDLERVEKYRRAIGRLRG, from the coding sequence ATGACGCAAACACTGGAACGCGCAATTGCCATCGCCGCCACCGCACACGCGGGGCAGGTGGACAAGGGCGGCGCGCCGTACATCTTGCATCCGCTGAAGGTGATGCTGCGCATGACCACGCTGGAGGAACGCATCGTCGCGGTGCTGCACGATGTGGTCGAGGATTGCGCTATCAGCCTCGACGACTTGCGCAAGGAAGGCTTCAGCGAAGAGGTGCTGACGGCCATTGCATCGGTGACCAAAGTACCCGGCGAGTCCTACGAGGATTTTGTCGAGCGAGCCGCGCAGAATCCGATCGGGCGGGTGGTGAAACTCGCCGATCTGGAAGAAAACAGCGACTTGTCGCGTATCGCCTCGCCCAGTTGGGAGGATCTGGAACGGGTCGAAAAATACCGCCGCGCGATCGGACGGTTGCGCGGTTAG
- a CDS encoding AbrB family transcriptional regulator — MKSILCLLIAAGFGAVLQSLGVPHGLLLGSILVTALVVTRSGFAPATPYGLGYIQVTLGIATGLMFEAWDSAVASAMLPSLGVLLLCLIVQIALAAWWLTRGAGWNRTDALLAVYPGALAAVFDLLESEKASSKVIIVHLMRLLLITVLVSFLIPGQASTAVIEGDALTTGMALTVLSVIGLSVLLGRLLLVIGVPAPFMLTAIILTAVFVKSGWLHGFHMPDWSLNLAALILGVRIGSRFQGLGFKELGQHGRTALVSVGLMIVVAAGFAEVAARFLGSDPLSLWLAYMPGAIETIAIVAFAGGLNVVFILTHHLARMVLLHFAPALLVQVRRVREES; from the coding sequence ATGAAATCCATTCTGTGTCTGTTGATCGCCGCCGGGTTTGGCGCTGTGTTGCAATCCCTCGGTGTGCCGCATGGCTTGCTGTTGGGCTCGATCCTGGTCACCGCTTTGGTCGTCACCCGATCAGGTTTTGCCCCCGCGACACCTTATGGTTTGGGCTACATCCAGGTCACGCTGGGCATCGCCACCGGGCTGATGTTCGAAGCGTGGGACAGTGCAGTGGCATCGGCAATGTTGCCCAGCCTTGGCGTGTTGCTGCTGTGTTTGATCGTGCAGATTGCGCTCGCTGCTTGGTGGCTGACACGCGGGGCCGGGTGGAATCGCACCGATGCGTTGTTGGCGGTTTATCCGGGGGCGCTGGCGGCGGTGTTCGATTTGCTGGAGTCGGAAAAGGCCTCGAGCAAGGTCATCATCGTGCACTTGATGCGGCTGTTGCTGATCACGGTGCTAGTGAGTTTTTTGATTCCGGGGCAGGCTTCCACCGCAGTGATTGAAGGCGATGCATTGACCACGGGTATGGCGCTGACCGTGCTTTCAGTGATCGGCTTGAGCGTGCTGCTCGGACGGTTACTGTTGGTGATCGGCGTGCCGGCGCCGTTCATGTTGACGGCGATCATCCTCACCGCCGTGTTCGTCAAATCGGGTTGGTTACACGGCTTTCACATGCCGGACTGGAGCCTGAATCTGGCAGCGCTGATTCTCGGCGTGCGAATCGGCTCGCGGTTTCAGGGTTTGGGCTTCAAGGAACTGGGACAGCATGGCCGTACCGCACTGGTGTCGGTCGGATTGATGATTGTGGTCGCGGCGGGATTTGCCGAAGTGGCGGCGCGATTCCTCGGGAGTGATCCGTTATCGTTATGGCTGGCGTACATGCCGGGGGCGATCGAGACGATTGCGATTGTCGCGTTCGCCGGTGGGCTGAACGTGGTGTTTATCCTGACTCATCACCTGGCGCGGATGGTGCTGCTGCACTTCGCGCCGGCGTTGCTGGTGCAGGTGCGGCGGGTGCGGGAGGAAAGCTGA
- a CDS encoding NAD(P)H-dependent oxidoreductase — MNVLLVYAHPEPTSLNGSLRDFSVQRLQAAGHTVQVSDLYAMNWKASLDADDSPERDRSRPFDASRDSKLAYAQGTQAADIAREQEKLLWADALILQFPLWWFSMPAILKGWVERVYACGFAYGVGEHSDSRWGERYGEGKMKGKRAMLMVTAGGWDSHYSPRGINGPIDDLLFPINHGILYYPGFDVVPPFVSYRTSRMDEVKFAATCEELGGRLDELWSTRPIAYRQQNAGDYEIPALTLKDAIAPGQEGFAAHII, encoded by the coding sequence ATGAACGTACTACTCGTCTACGCGCACCCGGAACCGACTTCCCTCAACGGCTCGCTGCGCGACTTCAGCGTCCAGCGCCTGCAAGCCGCCGGCCACACCGTGCAGGTCTCCGACCTCTACGCGATGAACTGGAAAGCCAGCCTCGACGCCGACGACAGCCCTGAACGTGACCGCAGTCGCCCGTTCGATGCCTCCCGTGACTCGAAACTTGCCTACGCCCAAGGCACGCAAGCCGCCGACATCGCCCGCGAGCAGGAAAAACTGCTGTGGGCCGATGCACTGATCCTGCAATTTCCACTGTGGTGGTTCTCGATGCCGGCGATCCTCAAGGGCTGGGTCGAACGCGTCTACGCCTGCGGGTTTGCCTACGGCGTCGGCGAGCATTCCGACTCCCGCTGGGGTGAGCGCTACGGCGAAGGGAAAATGAAAGGCAAACGCGCGATGCTGATGGTCACGGCCGGCGGCTGGGATTCGCACTATAGCCCGCGCGGGATCAATGGGCCGATTGATGACCTGCTGTTTCCGATCAACCACGGCATTCTTTACTACCCCGGATTCGATGTGGTGCCGCCCTTCGTGAGCTATCGCACTAGCCGCATGGACGAGGTGAAATTTGCCGCGACCTGCGAAGAGCTGGGGGGGCGTCTCGATGAGCTATGGAGTACGCGACCGATTGCGTATCGGCAACAGAATGCGGGGGATTACGAGATTCCGGCGTTGACGCTCAAGGATGCAATTGCCCCGGGGCAGGAAGGTTTCGCCGCACACATTATTTAA